A region of Streptomyces sp. R44 DNA encodes the following proteins:
- the mce gene encoding methylmalonyl-CoA epimerase, producing MLTRIDHIGIACFDLARTVEFYRATYGFEVFHSEVNEEQGVREAMLKINGTDDGGASYLQLLEPTREDSAVGKWLAKNGEGVHHIAFGTADVDGDAEAIRGKGVRVLYDEPRIGSMGSRITFLHPKDCHGVLTELVTSAEPSADHSSAEH from the coding sequence ATGCTGACGCGAATCGACCACATCGGGATCGCCTGTTTCGACCTGGCTAGAACTGTCGAGTTCTACCGTGCCACGTACGGGTTCGAGGTCTTCCACTCCGAGGTCAACGAGGAGCAGGGCGTCCGCGAGGCCATGCTCAAGATCAACGGGACCGACGACGGCGGGGCCTCCTACCTCCAGCTCCTGGAGCCGACCCGGGAGGACTCGGCGGTGGGCAAGTGGCTCGCCAAGAACGGTGAGGGCGTGCACCACATCGCCTTCGGCACGGCGGACGTCGACGGAGATGCCGAGGCCATCCGCGGCAAGGGCGTCCGTGTCCTCTACGACGAGCCGCGGATCGGCTCCATGGGCTCCCGGATCACCTTCCTCCACCCCAAGGACTGCCACGGCGTCCTCACGGAACTGGTCACCTCGGCCGAGCCGTCCGCTGACCACTCCTCAGCGGAGCACTGA
- a CDS encoding acetyl-CoA C-acetyltransferase: MSGTTGTTSVIVAGARTPMGRLLGSLKSFSGADLGGFAIKAALDRAGIGGDQVQYVIMGQVLQAGAGQIPARQAAVKAGIPMNVPALTINKVCLSGLDAIALADQLIRAGEFDVVVAGGQESMTNAPHLLPKSREGFKYGAIEMLDAMAYDGLTDAFEGIAMGESTEKHNTRLGIGREVQDELAALSHQRAAAAQKNGIFEAEITPVEIPQRKGEPVVFAKDEGIRAETTVESLGKLRPAFTKDGTITAGTASQISDGAAAVVVMSKAKAQELGLEWIAEIGAHGNVAGPDNSLQSQPSNAILHALKKEGLEVSDLDLIEINEAFAAVSHQSMKDLGVTPEKVNVNGGAIALGHPIGMSGARLVLHLALELKRRGGGVGAAALCGGGGQGDALIVKVPGK; this comes from the coding sequence ATGTCTGGAACGACCGGTACCACCTCAGTGATCGTCGCGGGCGCCCGCACGCCCATGGGTCGCCTGCTCGGCTCGCTCAAGTCCTTCTCGGGCGCCGACCTCGGCGGCTTCGCCATCAAGGCCGCCCTGGACCGGGCCGGCATCGGCGGCGACCAGGTGCAGTACGTGATCATGGGCCAGGTGCTCCAGGCGGGCGCCGGGCAGATCCCCGCCCGTCAGGCCGCCGTGAAGGCCGGCATCCCGATGAACGTCCCCGCGCTCACCATCAACAAGGTGTGTCTGTCGGGTCTGGACGCCATCGCGCTCGCGGACCAGCTGATCCGCGCGGGTGAGTTCGACGTCGTCGTCGCCGGCGGCCAGGAGTCCATGACGAACGCCCCGCACCTGCTGCCGAAGTCCCGCGAGGGCTTCAAGTACGGCGCCATCGAGATGCTCGACGCCATGGCGTACGACGGTCTCACCGACGCCTTCGAGGGCATCGCCATGGGCGAGTCCACGGAGAAGCACAACACCCGCCTCGGCATCGGCCGCGAGGTGCAGGACGAGCTCGCCGCCCTCTCGCACCAGCGCGCCGCCGCCGCCCAGAAGAACGGCATCTTCGAGGCCGAGATCACCCCGGTCGAGATCCCGCAGCGCAAGGGCGAGCCGGTCGTCTTCGCCAAGGACGAGGGCATCCGCGCGGAGACCACCGTCGAGTCCCTCGGCAAGCTCCGCCCGGCCTTCACCAAGGACGGCACCATCACCGCCGGCACCGCCTCGCAGATCTCCGACGGCGCCGCCGCCGTGGTCGTGATGAGCAAGGCCAAGGCGCAGGAGCTGGGCCTGGAGTGGATCGCCGAGATCGGCGCCCACGGCAACGTGGCGGGCCCGGACAACTCCCTCCAGTCGCAGCCGTCCAACGCGATCCTGCACGCCCTCAAGAAGGAGGGCCTGGAGGTCTCCGACCTCGACCTGATCGAGATCAACGAGGCCTTCGCCGCCGTCTCGCACCAGTCCATGAAGGACCTCGGCGTCACCCCCGAAAAGGTGAACGTCAACGGTGGCGCCATCGCGCTCGGCCACCCGATCGGCATGTCCGGCGCCCGTCTGGTGCTGCACCTGGCCCTGGAGCTCAAGCGGCGCGGCGGCGGCGTCGGCGCGGCGGCCCTGTGCGGCGGCGGCGGCCAGGGCGACGCGCTCATCGTCAAGGTCCCCGGCAAGTAG
- the meaB gene encoding methylmalonyl Co-A mutase-associated GTPase MeaB, whose translation MVDVPELVAQAREGRPRAVARLISLVEGASPQLREVMAALAPLTGGAYVVGLTGSPGVGKSTSTSALVSAYRRAGKRVGVLAVDPSSPFSGGALLGDRVRMSEHASDPGVYIRSMATRGHLGGLAWSAPQAIRVLDAAGCEVILVETVGVGQSEVEIASQADTSVVLLAPGMGDGIQAAKAGILEIGDVYVVNKADRDGADATARELNHMLGLGEARGAGDWRPPIVKTVAARGEGIDEVVEALEKHRAWMEEHGVLAERRRARAAREVETIAVTALRERIGDLHGDRRLDALAERITAGALDPYAASDELVARLTGN comes from the coding sequence ATGGTGGACGTCCCCGAACTCGTCGCCCAGGCACGGGAGGGCAGGCCGCGGGCCGTGGCCCGGCTGATCTCGCTCGTGGAGGGGGCGTCCCCGCAGCTGCGCGAGGTGATGGCGGCGCTCGCGCCGCTCACCGGCGGCGCGTACGTGGTGGGCCTGACGGGCTCGCCGGGCGTGGGCAAGTCCACGTCGACGTCCGCGCTGGTCTCCGCGTACCGCCGGGCGGGCAAGCGGGTCGGCGTGCTCGCCGTCGACCCGTCCTCGCCGTTCAGCGGGGGAGCTCTCCTCGGCGACCGGGTCCGGATGTCGGAGCACGCCTCCGACCCGGGCGTCTACATCCGCTCCATGGCCACCCGCGGCCATCTGGGCGGGCTCGCCTGGTCCGCCCCGCAGGCCATCCGCGTCCTGGACGCGGCCGGCTGCGAGGTGATCCTGGTGGAGACCGTCGGCGTCGGGCAGTCCGAGGTGGAGATCGCCTCACAGGCCGACACCTCGGTGGTGCTCCTCGCGCCGGGCATGGGCGACGGGATCCAGGCCGCGAAGGCGGGCATCCTGGAGATCGGCGACGTGTACGTGGTGAACAAGGCCGACCGGGACGGTGCGGACGCCACCGCCCGGGAGCTCAACCACATGCTGGGCCTCGGCGAGGCGCGGGGCGCGGGCGACTGGCGGCCGCCGATCGTCAAGACGGTCGCGGCGCGCGGCGAGGGCATCGACGAGGTCGTGGAGGCGCTGGAGAAGCACCGCGCCTGGATGGAGGAGCACGGGGTCCTGGCGGAGCGCCGCCGGGCCCGTGCCGCGCGCGAGGTGGAGACCATCGCGGTCACCGCCCTGCGCGAGCGCATCGGCGACCTGCACGGCGACCGGCGCCTGGACGCCCTCGCCGAGCGGATCACGGCGGGCGCCCTCGACCCGTACGCGGCCTCCGACGAGCTGGTCGCGAGACTGACCGGAAACTGA
- a CDS encoding MarR family winged helix-turn-helix transcriptional regulator → METETATPWLTDGEQCAWRTFLDVQRMLTYQLERDLQPFGLTMNDYEILVNLSESAERRLRMSDLAAATLQSKSRLSHQITRMENAGLVRRENCESDRRGLYAVLTDDGMETMRKVAPHHVESVRRHFIDQLSGEALGDLHESLKPIAEQLRGRRGKP, encoded by the coding sequence ATGGAGACCGAGACGGCCACCCCCTGGCTCACCGACGGCGAGCAGTGCGCCTGGCGCACGTTCCTGGACGTCCAGAGAATGCTGACGTACCAGCTGGAGCGTGACCTCCAGCCCTTCGGCCTGACGATGAACGACTACGAGATCCTGGTGAACCTCTCGGAGTCGGCGGAACGGCGGCTGCGCATGAGCGACCTCGCCGCGGCCACCCTCCAGTCGAAGAGCCGGCTCTCCCACCAGATCACCCGCATGGAGAACGCCGGTCTCGTACGCCGCGAGAACTGCGAGTCCGACCGGCGCGGGCTCTACGCCGTCCTGACCGACGACGGCATGGAGACCATGCGCAAGGTCGCCCCGCACCACGTCGAGTCGGTGCGCAGGCACTTCATCGACCAGCTCAGCGGCGAGGCCCTCGGCGACCTCCACGAGTCCCTCAAGCCGATCGCCGAACAGCTCCGCGGCCGCCGCGGCAAGCCGTGA
- a CDS encoding AIM24 family protein: MSTPVIHDPHSLPSDDNVNPYTFCVELKGSQWFLQKGKMIAYYGRIEFNGIGHGRLDRLVRTSFHSPLHASDWVVAEGSGKMLLADRAFDVNSYDLDEGNLTIRSGNLLAYQPTLALKQSIVPGFVTLIGTGKFVAASNGPVVFMEPPMRVDPQALVGWADCPSPCHHYDHGYMTGVMGGVRALTGIGGTSGEEHQFEFVGAGTVLLQSTELLMAERAVGAPPAQPGVPGGHGSGQGMPGSVPRLPGQLGDLQRRFGL, translated from the coding sequence GTGAGCACCCCTGTCATCCACGACCCGCACTCCCTGCCGTCGGACGACAACGTCAATCCGTACACCTTCTGCGTGGAGCTCAAGGGCTCCCAGTGGTTCCTGCAGAAGGGGAAGATGATCGCCTACTACGGGCGGATCGAGTTCAACGGCATCGGGCACGGGCGGCTCGACCGGCTGGTGCGGACGTCCTTCCACTCGCCGCTGCACGCGAGCGACTGGGTGGTCGCGGAGGGCAGCGGGAAGATGCTGCTCGCGGACCGGGCCTTCGACGTGAACTCGTACGACCTGGACGAGGGCAATCTGACGATCCGGTCGGGGAACCTGCTGGCCTACCAGCCGACGCTCGCGCTGAAGCAGTCGATCGTGCCGGGCTTCGTGACGCTGATCGGCACGGGCAAGTTCGTGGCGGCGTCGAACGGCCCGGTGGTGTTCATGGAGCCGCCGATGCGGGTGGACCCGCAGGCGCTGGTGGGCTGGGCGGACTGCCCGTCGCCCTGTCACCATTACGACCACGGCTACATGACGGGCGTGATGGGCGGCGTCCGTGCGCTGACGGGGATCGGCGGCACCTCGGGCGAGGAGCACCAGTTCGAGTTCGTCGGCGCGGGGACGGTACTGCTCCAGTCGACGGAGCTGCTGATGGCGGAGCGGGCGGTCGGCGCGCCGCCGGCGCAGCCGGGCGTGCCCGGTGGGCATGGTTCCGGCCAGGGCATGCCCGGCTCGGTACCGCGCCTTCCCGGCCAGCTCGGCGACCTCCAGCGTCGCTTCGGCCTGTAG
- a CDS encoding AIM24 family protein, which produces MPFREINSKMVEATVVPGQRMFSQRGAMLAYRGDVSFTPNMAGGQGGLMSMIGRRVAGEATPLMTVEGNGTVMFGHGGHHIQVIALTGDTLYVEADRLLAFDGTLEQGTMFMGSQGGVMGMVRGQVTGQGLFTTTLKGHGSVAVMAHGGVIELPITPGRPVHVDPQAYVAHHGDVRNKLSTALGWRDMVGRGSGEAFQLELSGSGAVYVQASEEKL; this is translated from the coding sequence ATGCCGTTCCGCGAGATCAACTCGAAGATGGTCGAGGCGACCGTCGTCCCCGGGCAGCGGATGTTCAGCCAGCGCGGTGCGATGCTCGCGTACCGCGGCGACGTCAGTTTCACGCCGAACATGGCGGGCGGTCAGGGCGGCCTGATGTCGATGATCGGCCGCCGGGTGGCCGGCGAGGCGACCCCGCTGATGACCGTCGAGGGCAACGGCACGGTGATGTTCGGGCACGGCGGCCACCACATCCAGGTGATCGCGCTGACGGGCGACACCCTGTACGTGGAGGCCGACCGGCTGCTCGCCTTCGACGGGACCCTGGAGCAGGGCACGATGTTCATGGGCTCGCAGGGCGGCGTCATGGGCATGGTCCGCGGCCAGGTGACCGGCCAGGGCCTGTTCACCACCACCCTGAAGGGCCACGGCTCGGTGGCCGTCATGGCGCACGGCGGCGTCATCGAGCTGCCGATCACCCCGGGCCGCCCGGTCCACGTGGACCCGCAGGCGTACGTGGCGCACCACGGCGACGTGCGGAACAAGCTCTCCACGGCGCTGGGCTGGCGCGACATGGTGGGGCGCGGCTCGGGCGAGGCGTTCCAGCTGGAGCTGAGCGGCAGCGGCGCGGTGTACGTCCAGGCCTCGGAGGAGAAGCTGTGA
- a CDS encoding AIM24 family protein, translated as MATFRLQGSKVLAVSMTGDAVKAKNGSMVAYDGQMAFKKMSGGGEGLRGMVTRRLTGEQMEVMEVRGQGTCWFADRASEINLVSLHGDKLWVEASNLLCTDAGLRTGTTFTGLRGGATGNGLFTTTVEGTGQAAIMSDGPAVVLRVTPQYPLQVDPGAYIAHQGNLQQHFQSGVTFRTLMGEGGGEAFQIRFEGDGLVYVQPSERNTIGGDV; from the coding sequence GTGGCAACGTTCCGACTCCAAGGCAGCAAAGTGCTCGCCGTCTCCATGACCGGCGACGCCGTCAAGGCGAAGAACGGCTCGATGGTCGCCTACGACGGCCAGATGGCGTTCAAGAAGATGAGCGGCGGCGGTGAGGGCCTGCGCGGCATGGTGACCCGCCGGCTCACGGGTGAGCAGATGGAGGTGATGGAGGTACGAGGGCAGGGGACCTGCTGGTTCGCCGACCGGGCCTCCGAGATCAATCTCGTCTCCCTGCACGGCGACAAGCTCTGGGTGGAGGCGAGCAATCTGCTCTGCACCGACGCGGGGCTGCGCACCGGCACCACGTTCACGGGCCTGCGCGGCGGCGCCACCGGCAACGGCCTCTTCACCACGACCGTCGAGGGCACGGGCCAGGCGGCGATCATGTCGGACGGTCCGGCGGTGGTGCTGCGGGTGACCCCGCAGTACCCGCTCCAGGTGGACCCCGGCGCGTACATCGCCCACCAGGGCAACCTCCAGCAGCACTTCCAGTCCGGGGTGACCTTCCGCACCCTCATGGGCGAGGGCGGCGGCGAGGCCTTCCAGATCCGCTTCGAGGGCGACGGGCTCGTCTACGTCCAGCCGAGCGAGCGGAACACGATCGGGGGTGACGTCTGA
- a CDS encoding DUF3817 domain-containing protein has product MDIKTASSLHRLRLVSAPEAVSFLLLLVCSVLKRTTDFNAVPVMGAIHGILFILYVLFWLDAWNRTKWSFGTAALYFVLSVLPLGGFYAERKLKREAEDAVIASRAAQEAVKA; this is encoded by the coding sequence GTGGACATCAAGACCGCTTCCTCCCTCCACCGGCTCCGGCTCGTCTCCGCGCCGGAGGCCGTCTCGTTCCTGCTCCTGCTGGTCTGCTCGGTGCTCAAGCGGACGACGGACTTCAACGCGGTGCCGGTCATGGGCGCGATCCACGGCATCCTCTTCATCCTGTACGTCCTCTTCTGGCTGGACGCCTGGAACAGGACCAAGTGGAGCTTCGGCACCGCCGCCCTCTACTTCGTCCTCTCGGTGCTGCCCCTGGGCGGCTTCTACGCCGAGCGGAAGCTGAAGCGCGAGGCCGAGGACGCGGTCATCGCCTCCCGCGCCGCTCAGGAAGCGGTGAAGGCATGA
- a CDS encoding MTH1187 family thiamine-binding protein: MIVAFSVTPLGVGEEVGEYVADAVRVVRESGLPNRTDAMFTSIEGESWDEVMDVVKRAVAAVEARAPRVSVVMKVDIRPGVTDGLTAKVETVERHLGA; encoded by the coding sequence ATGATCGTCGCGTTCTCCGTCACCCCCCTCGGTGTGGGGGAGGAGGTCGGCGAGTACGTCGCCGACGCGGTCCGAGTGGTCCGTGAGTCCGGACTCCCGAACCGGACCGACGCCATGTTCACGTCGATCGAGGGCGAGAGCTGGGACGAGGTCATGGACGTCGTCAAGCGCGCCGTCGCCGCCGTCGAGGCCCGTGCGCCGCGCGTGTCCGTGGTGATGAAGGTCGACATCCGTCCGGGCGTGACGGACGGACTGACCGCCAAGGTCGAGACGGTGGAGCGCCACCTGGGCGCCTGA
- a CDS encoding DUF4166 domain-containing protein: MTSIFRTAMGDAQFERLHPELQRRFSVGLASGELCVGRGVMDRIWHGRAFVKPFLALGGLRNILLPRTGRDVPFTIENVPYTDSYGRETVTFVRTFALPGGPRRFDATMVHSPERDCVLDYLGTHQHLASDLHPTAQPDGSLLITSGEHRFREGPLDVRVPELVGGRAEVRESFDERTGRFRIDVRVVNRHFGPLFGYHGSFTATYADVRSRGVRAGLRPVREEVRV, encoded by the coding sequence GTGACCTCGATCTTCCGCACCGCCATGGGGGACGCCCAGTTCGAGCGGCTCCACCCCGAGCTCCAGCGGCGCTTCTCGGTCGGGCTCGCGAGCGGCGAGCTGTGCGTCGGCCGCGGCGTCATGGACCGGATCTGGCACGGCAGGGCCTTCGTGAAGCCCTTCCTCGCGCTCGGCGGACTGCGGAACATCCTGCTGCCCCGCACCGGCCGCGACGTCCCCTTCACCATCGAGAACGTCCCGTACACCGACTCGTACGGACGGGAGACCGTCACCTTCGTCCGCACCTTCGCCCTGCCCGGCGGCCCCCGCCGCTTCGACGCCACCATGGTCCACAGCCCCGAGCGGGACTGCGTCCTCGACTACCTCGGCACCCACCAGCACCTCGCCAGCGACCTCCACCCGACCGCCCAGCCCGACGGCTCGCTCCTCATCACCTCCGGCGAGCACCGCTTCCGGGAGGGCCCGCTCGACGTCCGCGTCCCCGAACTCGTCGGCGGCCGGGCCGAGGTCCGCGAGTCCTTCGACGAGCGCACCGGCCGCTTCCGCATCGACGTCCGGGTGGTGAACCGCCACTTCGGCCCGCTCTTCGGCTACCACGGCTCGTTCACCGCCACCTACGCCGACGTACGCTCCCGGGGGGTGCGCGCGGGGCTGCGCCCGGTGCGCGAGGAGGTACGGGTGTGA
- a CDS encoding TetR/AcrR family transcriptional regulator — MSGRTAAGAKAQDARSQETREKLLDGALRTLVEQGITKASARAIATTAGVNQALVFYHFGSVDELLSAACRHGAELRVARHRERLRSVSSLSELLAFGREMHEEERDAGHVAVLGQLLAGAQTHPRLAPATAAGLDLWIAEIEEVLVRVLAGTPLAEFTDPAGLARAVAASFVGLELYEGVDPAGAEAALTALEQLGALMAAVEELNPVARKAVTYTLRRRLEP, encoded by the coding sequence GTGAGCGGGCGGACCGCGGCGGGGGCGAAGGCGCAGGACGCCAGGAGCCAGGAGACCCGGGAGAAACTGCTCGACGGCGCCCTGCGCACGCTCGTCGAGCAGGGCATCACCAAGGCCTCCGCGCGCGCGATCGCGACCACCGCCGGGGTCAACCAGGCCCTGGTCTTCTACCACTTCGGCTCCGTCGACGAGCTGCTCTCCGCCGCCTGCCGGCACGGCGCCGAGCTGCGGGTGGCCCGCCACCGGGAGCGGCTGCGCTCCGTGTCCAGCCTCTCCGAACTGCTCGCCTTCGGGCGCGAGATGCACGAGGAGGAGCGGGACGCCGGCCATGTCGCCGTCCTCGGGCAGCTGCTCGCCGGCGCCCAGACCCACCCCCGGCTCGCCCCGGCCACGGCCGCCGGGCTCGACCTGTGGATCGCCGAGATCGAGGAGGTCCTCGTCCGCGTCCTCGCCGGGACGCCGCTCGCCGAGTTCACCGACCCCGCCGGGCTCGCCCGCGCGGTCGCCGCCTCCTTCGTCGGGCTCGAACTCTACGAAGGGGTCGACCCGGCGGGCGCGGAGGCCGCGCTCACGGCGCTGGAGCAGCTCGGCGCCCTGATGGCCGCGGTCGAGGAGCTGAACCCGGTGGCGCGGAAGGCCGTCACGTACACGCTGCGGCGCCGTCTGGAGCCCTGA
- a CDS encoding DUF5937 family protein gives MPYHLRFGEADPLRIRFAISPLWETHSAVRVLARPEKQGYHLPWMRRIAGAARGVDLAPLQLLMPLRGHSPDFLYPPPLRPAASIEEEIAAVRDTDPALALDDFERALAETPGAADTAEGRRVLADPAGAVARLADLLRDAWEALVAPEWPRLRALLEADVAYHSRRLAEGGLERLLGELHPAFDWAAETATLRVDYPGEHDRPLDGQGLVLMPSVFTWPDVVSGFDPPWQPTVVYPARGIGGLWSEAGDRTPEALARLLGPVRANVLCALAEPMGTTALAHLLGRAPSSVSAHLTVLRDAGLLTSRRYGHQVLYERTPLGIALSQPDPG, from the coding sequence GTGCCGTACCACCTGCGTTTCGGCGAGGCCGACCCGCTGCGGATCCGGTTCGCGATCTCGCCGCTCTGGGAGACGCACTCCGCCGTGCGGGTCCTCGCGCGGCCCGAGAAGCAGGGCTACCACCTGCCGTGGATGCGGCGGATCGCGGGCGCCGCCCGCGGGGTCGACCTCGCACCGCTTCAGCTGCTGATGCCGCTGCGCGGGCACAGCCCGGACTTCCTCTATCCGCCCCCGCTCCGCCCCGCCGCCTCCATCGAGGAGGAGATCGCGGCCGTACGGGACACCGACCCGGCGCTCGCCCTGGACGACTTCGAGCGGGCGCTCGCCGAGACGCCGGGTGCGGCGGACACGGCGGAGGGGCGCCGGGTGCTCGCCGATCCCGCGGGCGCGGTCGCCCGGCTCGCCGATCTGCTCCGGGACGCCTGGGAGGCCCTGGTCGCGCCCGAGTGGCCTCGGCTGCGCGCGCTCCTGGAGGCGGACGTGGCGTACCACTCGCGGCGGCTCGCGGAGGGCGGGCTCGAACGGCTGCTCGGCGAACTGCATCCGGCCTTCGACTGGGCGGCGGAGACGGCCACGCTCCGGGTGGACTATCCCGGGGAGCACGACCGGCCGCTGGACGGGCAGGGTCTGGTCCTGATGCCGTCGGTCTTCACCTGGCCGGACGTGGTGAGCGGCTTCGATCCGCCGTGGCAGCCGACGGTGGTCTATCCGGCGCGCGGGATCGGCGGGCTCTGGTCGGAGGCCGGCGACCGCACGCCGGAGGCGCTGGCCCGGCTGCTCGGGCCGGTGCGGGCGAACGTCCTGTGCGCCCTGGCCGAGCCGATGGGGACGACGGCTCTGGCCCATCTCCTCGGCCGGGCGCCCTCGTCGGTCTCCGCGCATCTGACGGTGCTGCGGGACGCGGGGCTGCTGACCTCGCGCCGGTACGGCCACCAGGTGCTGTACGAGCGGACGCCGTTGGGCATCGCGCTGTCGCAGCCCGATCCGGGCTGA
- a CDS encoding MFS transporter, whose amino-acid sequence MPENTTRAPATAPAPAPAPEPSAPHGITAATATATATATVPAPAPAPASPGYRAVFAVREFRFVFVAHLFSLLGVVVSELALTVLVYDMTRSPLLSSLTFALGFLPYLLGGTLLAGLTDRLPPRRILVVCDLVCAGCVALMVVPATPVAVLLVLRCAIAVVSPVFNGTRMATLADILGEGDLFVLGRSLLRIVSQSALLTGFAAGGVLLTVVPPRGALAVTTATFLASALLLRLGTVRRPARAGGETSGLSGTWAVLRNRRVRALMLMFWVPPLFAVVPEALAAPYADEIDVSTAALGLLMCALPVGTIAGELFAGSFLSAATRSRIVLPLAVTGVLPYLLYGPRPGVALAAVALFLAGATGAYTLGLDAWFVEAVPEEQRGRAMTLMSAGMMTVQGVGMAGAGIAAEFAPVHTVVAGSGVVGTLCLLAAAAELRATGGGGPRGDRKARRG is encoded by the coding sequence ATGCCCGAGAACACCACCCGGGCGCCGGCCACGGCGCCCGCGCCCGCCCCTGCCCCCGAACCGAGCGCCCCGCACGGCATCACCGCCGCCACCGCCACCGCCACCGCCACCGCCACCGTTCCCGCTCCGGCGCCCGCTCCCGCGTCTCCCGGCTACCGTGCCGTCTTCGCCGTGCGGGAGTTCCGGTTCGTGTTCGTGGCGCATCTGTTCTCGCTGCTCGGCGTCGTCGTCAGTGAGCTCGCGCTCACCGTGCTCGTGTACGACATGACACGGTCGCCGCTGCTCTCCTCACTCACCTTCGCGCTCGGCTTCCTGCCGTACCTCCTCGGCGGCACCCTCCTCGCCGGGCTCACCGACCGGCTTCCGCCCCGCCGGATCCTCGTCGTCTGCGACCTCGTCTGCGCCGGCTGCGTCGCGCTCATGGTCGTGCCCGCCACCCCCGTCGCCGTCCTGCTCGTCCTGCGCTGTGCCATCGCCGTCGTCTCGCCCGTCTTCAACGGCACCCGCATGGCGACCCTGGCCGACATCCTCGGCGAGGGCGACCTCTTCGTGCTCGGGCGCTCGCTGCTGCGGATCGTGTCGCAGAGCGCCCTGCTCACCGGATTCGCCGCCGGCGGCGTCCTCCTCACGGTCGTCCCGCCCCGCGGCGCCCTCGCCGTCACCACCGCCACCTTCCTCGCCTCCGCGCTGCTGCTGCGGCTCGGCACCGTCCGCCGGCCGGCCAGGGCGGGCGGCGAGACGAGCGGGCTCTCCGGAACCTGGGCCGTGCTGCGGAACCGGCGGGTGCGGGCCCTGATGCTGATGTTCTGGGTGCCGCCGCTCTTCGCCGTCGTCCCCGAGGCCCTCGCCGCCCCCTACGCCGACGAGATCGACGTCTCCACCGCCGCCCTCGGCCTCCTCATGTGCGCCCTGCCCGTCGGGACGATCGCGGGCGAGCTCTTCGCCGGATCGTTCCTCTCCGCCGCGACCCGCTCCCGGATCGTGCTGCCGCTCGCCGTCACCGGCGTCCTGCCGTACCTCCTGTACGGCCCCCGGCCCGGCGTCGCCCTCGCGGCCGTCGCCCTCTTCCTGGCCGGCGCCACCGGCGCGTACACCCTCGGTCTGGACGCCTGGTTCGTCGAGGCGGTGCCCGAGGAGCAGCGGGGGAGGGCCATGACGCTGATGTCGGCGGGCATGATGACCGTCCAGGGCGTCGGCATGGCCGGGGCGGGGATCGCCGCCGAGTTCGCCCCCGTCCACACGGTCGTGGCCGGTTCCGGCGTCGTCGGCACGCTCTGCCTCCTCGCCGCCGCCGCCGAGCTGCGGGCGACGGGGGGCGGTGGCCCGCGCGGCGACCGAAAGGCGAGACGGGGCTGA
- a CDS encoding MarR family winged helix-turn-helix transcriptional regulator, which produces MPKPLSLPFDPIARADELWQKRWGPVPSMAAITSIMRAHQILLAEVDAVVKPYGLTFARYEALVLLTFSKAGELPMSKIGERLMVHPTSVTNTVDRLVKSGLVAKRPNPNDGRGTLASITEKGREVVEAATRDLMEMDFGLGAYDAEECAEIFALLRPLRVAAHDFDEG; this is translated from the coding sequence GTGCCGAAGCCGCTCAGTCTCCCCTTCGACCCCATCGCCCGAGCCGACGAACTCTGGCAGAAGCGCTGGGGCCCGGTCCCCTCGATGGCCGCGATCACCTCGATCATGCGCGCCCACCAGATCCTCCTCGCGGAGGTCGACGCCGTGGTCAAGCCGTACGGGCTGACCTTCGCGCGGTACGAGGCCCTGGTCCTGCTCACCTTCTCCAAGGCCGGTGAGCTGCCGATGTCGAAGATCGGCGAGCGGCTCATGGTCCACCCCACGTCCGTGACGAACACGGTGGACCGGCTCGTGAAGTCCGGTCTCGTCGCCAAGCGCCCCAACCCCAACGACGGGCGCGGAACCCTCGCCTCCATCACCGAGAAGGGCCGCGAGGTCGTCGAGGCCGCGACCCGCGACCTGATGGAGATGGACTTCGGGCTCGGCGCGTACGACGCCGAGGAGTGCGCCGAGATCTTCGCCCTCCTGCGCCCCCTCCGGGTCGCCGCGCACGACTTCGACGAGGGGTAG
- a CDS encoding DUF3817 domain-containing protein, giving the protein MKSSVLTRYRVMAYVTAVMLLILCACMVAKYGFGVGEDLTFAVSQLHGVLYIIYLVVAFDLGSKAKWPFGKLIWILISGTIPTAAFFVERKVVAETLPLVSGAQTAPVNA; this is encoded by the coding sequence ATGAAATCCAGCGTGCTGACCCGCTACCGCGTCATGGCGTACGTGACCGCGGTCATGCTCCTCATCCTTTGTGCCTGCATGGTCGCCAAGTACGGCTTCGGCGTCGGCGAGGACCTGACCTTCGCGGTCTCCCAGCTTCACGGCGTCCTCTACATCATCTACCTCGTGGTCGCCTTCGACCTGGGCTCCAAGGCCAAGTGGCCCTTCGGCAAGCTGATCTGGATCTTGATCAGCGGCACCATCCCGACCGCCGCGTTCTTCGTCGAGCGCAAGGTCGTCGCCGAGACGCTTCCGCTGGTCAGCGGCGCGCAGACGGCCCCGGTCAACGCCTGA